Within the Natranaeroarchaeum sulfidigenes genome, the region TAGCTGGTCGGCGGTTTCGCCGAGTTCGATCGTCCCGCGATTGCGGTCGAAATCGACGACACCAGCGTCGTTCATCTTCGGAAGATGACACTGGTACAGACCGACGTAGACGCGCTTTCGTTCCCCCGAGGTCAGTGCCGCAACGGATTTGTCGTTTTCCAGTGCCGCGACGTGCTCGGCGAGGCTTCCGAGATCGATAGACCCGTCCTCCTGTTCTTTGAGGTGGTGCAGGACCCGCCGCCGCCGTCTGTTTTTCAGTATCTCGAAAACGATATCGAGTGGTAGCTGGGACGGTTCGGCTTCCACCTCCGCTTCCGACTCCCCCTCGGCCGGTGGTTCCGATGACAGATTCGGTTCCTCCGTTGCCGTCGCACTCATATTACTGCCTGTCATACTCTCCCCCAATCCGTTGTCCGTCGTTCGTCCAAGTGTATCGTCCGTGCATAATCTCCCCCATTCATTTGTTAATGCAGTACAGCCCCTTTCGCACCGATTTTCGTTCTGTCTATCTGAGTAGTCAACGGCTTGCATTGTAAAGTTAATCAAACAAAAATGATGCTTTTCCCCGTGAACTCTTGGCATGGCTTACTGTGTGTATAGAGTGGTCATACGGGCACACCAATCGGTAAGTTGGATATTATCGGCATAGCACGGTCGCGGTTCGACTCGTTACGGGTACGGCTTCGTATTGCGTTTTCATACGTCAATTGAGTGAAAATCGAGCCAGTCACTCGCCGTGTTTGAAGGCGGATCGCCGTAGCGCTACACCATATCTAATCAATACACATTCATATCTCGGGAAAATATTTATATCTTCAAAGGTCCAACAACATCG harbors:
- a CDS encoding DUF7344 domain-containing protein; amino-acid sequence: MTGSNMSATATEEPNLSSEPPAEGESEAEVEAEPSQLPLDIVFEILKNRRRRRVLHHLKEQEDGSIDLGSLAEHVAALENDKSVAALTSGERKRVYVGLYQCHLPKMNDAGVVDFDRNRGTIELGETADQLDEYLGIDTEERRPWPQYYLGITLVGAGLFLIGQAGFYPADWLTSAIVLVMVAALAGCAVAHARVERD